A genomic region of Bosea sp. 124 contains the following coding sequences:
- a CDS encoding aminotransferase class V-fold PLP-dependent enzyme, whose product MTAQQGRHFLHIPGPSPIPDRILRAIAMPIIDHRSAEFATLGKHVLEGCKTVFKTKQPVVIYPASGTGAWEAAIVNTLSPGDTVLMAETGHFATLWKQIATRFGIEVEFIPGDWRRGADPAAIEARLSEDKARRIKAVMVVHNETSTGSTSRIGAIRKAMDAAGHPALFMVDTISSLASIDYRHDEWQVDVTVSGSQKGLMLPPGLSFNAISEKAMAASRTNSLPRSYWDWQEMVKINANGFFPYTPATNLLYGLKEALAMLQEEGLDAVFARHQRLAAACRTAVEAWGLEVLCQNPAEHSPVLTAVLMPPSHDADRYRKITLEKYNISLGSGLGKVAGKVFRIGHLGECNELALLGALSGVEMGLAAAGVPHRSGGVQAAMAMLEGRAEANAPKAAVA is encoded by the coding sequence ATGACTGCGCAGCAGGGCCGGCATTTCCTGCATATCCCGGGCCCGAGCCCGATTCCCGATCGGATCCTGCGCGCCATCGCGATGCCGATCATCGACCACCGCAGCGCCGAATTCGCGACGCTCGGCAAGCATGTGCTCGAAGGCTGCAAGACCGTCTTCAAGACGAAGCAGCCAGTGGTGATCTACCCGGCCTCCGGGACCGGCGCCTGGGAAGCCGCCATCGTCAACACGCTCTCGCCCGGCGATACCGTGCTGATGGCGGAGACCGGCCATTTCGCGACCTTGTGGAAGCAGATCGCCACCCGCTTCGGCATCGAAGTCGAGTTCATCCCGGGCGACTGGCGCCGTGGTGCCGATCCGGCCGCGATCGAGGCCAGACTGTCCGAGGACAAGGCCCGCAGGATCAAGGCTGTGATGGTCGTCCACAACGAGACCTCGACCGGCTCGACCAGCCGGATCGGCGCAATCCGCAAGGCGATGGACGCCGCCGGCCATCCGGCCCTGTTCATGGTCGACACCATCTCCTCCCTCGCCTCGATCGATTACCGCCATGACGAATGGCAGGTAGACGTCACGGTCTCCGGCTCGCAGAAGGGGCTGATGCTGCCGCCGGGCCTGAGCTTCAACGCGATATCCGAAAAGGCGATGGCCGCCTCCAGAACCAACAGCCTGCCGCGCTCCTATTGGGACTGGCAGGAGATGGTGAAGATCAACGCCAATGGCTTCTTCCCCTACACGCCCGCAACGAACCTGCTCTACGGGCTGAAGGAAGCGCTTGCGATGTTGCAGGAAGAGGGCCTTGATGCCGTCTTCGCCCGGCACCAGCGCCTGGCCGCCGCCTGCCGCACCGCCGTCGAGGCCTGGGGGCTGGAGGTGCTCTGCCAGAACCCGGCCGAGCATTCGCCGGTGCTGACCGCGGTGCTGATGCCGCCGAGCCACGATGCCGACCGCTACCGCAAGATCACGCTGGAGAAATACAACATCTCGCTGGGCTCGGGCCTCGGCAAGGTCGCCGGCAAGGTCTTCCGCATCGGCCATCTCGGCGAATGCAACGAGCTTGCACTGCTGGGGGCGCTGTCGGGCGTCGAGATGGGGCTGGCGGCAGCCGGCGTCCCCCACCGCAGCGGCGGCGTCCAGGCCGCCATGGCGATGCTCGAAGGCAGGGCCGAGGCGAATGCGCCGAAGGCGGCGGTGGCTTGA
- a CDS encoding tripartite tricarboxylate transporter substrate-binding protein, translating to MTKHWLAVSAFLLAGATPVFAWEPTKAIEIIVPFSAGGASDQMARTIQGAIQKHKLTSQPIIVVNKPAAGGAEGMLEIQKSAGDAHKLITTSSGLYMTPMATKLPLNWTDYTPIAMMAQDSFVLWVNAKAPYQNAGDLMAAAKTASPPMKIGGTSSKREDNLIVFAMEKAGDTKFSYIPHTSGGQASTQLSGGHIEASTNNPAEDVANWRGGATRPLCVFSEKPMTYSEKVADGKSWADIPTCPSQGLNVTYQMLRGMFMPGKVTKEQQAFYVDLFKKVSETPEWKDYLARGALVPDYRDGEAFLSFLKDDEAKHAKLMSDAGFMAK from the coding sequence ATGACGAAGCATTGGCTTGCCGTATCCGCATTCCTGTTGGCCGGTGCGACGCCGGTCTTCGCCTGGGAGCCGACCAAGGCGATCGAGATCATTGTGCCGTTCTCGGCCGGCGGCGCATCCGACCAGATGGCGCGGACGATCCAGGGCGCCATCCAGAAGCACAAACTGACCTCGCAGCCGATCATCGTCGTCAACAAGCCCGCCGCCGGCGGCGCCGAAGGCATGCTCGAAATCCAGAAATCGGCCGGCGACGCCCACAAGCTGATCACCACCTCCAGCGGCCTCTACATGACGCCGATGGCGACGAAGCTGCCGCTGAACTGGACTGATTACACGCCGATCGCGATGATGGCGCAGGATAGCTTCGTCCTGTGGGTCAACGCCAAGGCGCCCTACCAGAATGCCGGCGACCTGATGGCGGCCGCGAAGACGGCCTCGCCGCCGATGAAGATCGGTGGCACCTCGTCCAAGCGCGAGGACAATCTGATCGTCTTCGCCATGGAGAAGGCGGGCGACACCAAGTTCTCCTATATCCCGCACACCAGCGGCGGCCAGGCCTCGACCCAGCTTTCGGGCGGCCATATCGAGGCCTCGACCAACAACCCGGCCGAAGACGTCGCGAATTGGCGTGGCGGCGCGACCCGGCCGCTCTGCGTCTTTTCCGAGAAGCCGATGACCTATTCCGAGAAGGTCGCCGACGGGAAATCCTGGGCCGATATCCCGACCTGCCCGTCGCAGGGACTCAACGTGACCTATCAGATGCTGCGCGGCATGTTCATGCCCGGCAAGGTCACCAAGGAGCAGCAGGCCTTCTATGTCGACCTGTTCAAGAAGGTCTCCGAGACGCCGGAATGGAAGGACTACCTCGCGCGCGGCGCGCTGGTGCCCGACTATCGCGACGGCGAAGCCTTCCTCTCCTTCCTCAAGGACGACGAAGCCAAGCATGCCAAGCTGATGAGCGACGCCGGCTTCATGGCCAAGTGA